From a single Rhizobium lusitanum genomic region:
- the lptG gene encoding LPS export ABC transporter permease LptG yields the protein MIFSTLGRYFFMRYISTTLWFFLGVTSLVYLVDFSETAGRLAGLPGYTVKIGLLMTAVRLPFILQQTVPFIALFVGMTVLITLNRRRELVIARAAGISVWQFMTPFIVGAFAVGLMTMFALNPVAAWGQRQAETMEADLRGDPSYRNTLSIPWLRQSDGKNDIIIGAKAVLDNGTTLMNVVFIHFDSQGNITLRQDAQSAKLEDGYWLLNGVVERAPGEIPVHKTTTQVRTNLKQDFVSERLAQPETIAFYDLSNRIAIAKSFGISTKALETQFHSLLSQPFLLVAMTLIAATVSLKFSRFNQSRSVILGGILSGFVLYVATVLVKAFGSSGVVPPFVATWIPVVVALAFGATILLHQEDG from the coding sequence ATGATCTTCAGCACGCTCGGCCGCTACTTCTTCATGCGCTACATCAGCACGACGCTCTGGTTTTTCCTCGGCGTTACCTCGCTTGTGTATCTGGTCGACTTCAGCGAGACCGCTGGCCGGCTTGCTGGCCTTCCGGGATATACGGTCAAAATCGGTCTGCTGATGACGGCGGTCAGATTGCCGTTCATCCTGCAGCAGACGGTGCCGTTCATCGCCCTCTTCGTCGGCATGACCGTGTTGATCACGCTCAATCGCCGCCGCGAACTGGTAATCGCGCGCGCAGCCGGAATCTCCGTCTGGCAGTTCATGACACCCTTCATTGTCGGCGCGTTCGCTGTCGGGCTGATGACCATGTTCGCCCTTAATCCGGTTGCGGCATGGGGCCAGCGGCAGGCAGAAACGATGGAAGCCGATCTGCGTGGCGATCCGTCCTATCGCAATACACTTTCGATTCCCTGGCTGCGTCAGTCGGATGGCAAAAACGACATCATCATTGGCGCCAAGGCTGTTCTCGACAACGGCACGACGCTGATGAACGTCGTGTTTATCCACTTTGATTCACAGGGAAATATCACTCTCAGGCAGGATGCCCAGTCGGCTAAGTTGGAAGATGGTTACTGGCTTCTTAACGGTGTCGTCGAGCGCGCCCCAGGCGAAATCCCCGTTCACAAAACCACGACACAGGTTCGTACTAATCTGAAACAGGATTTCGTCTCCGAGCGTTTGGCTCAGCCGGAAACCATTGCTTTTTATGATCTTTCTAATCGAATAGCGATTGCTAAGTCCTTTGGCATCTCAACCAAGGCGCTTGAAACGCAATTTCACTCGCTGCTGTCACAGCCATTCCTTTTGGTGGCCATGACGCTCATCGCAGCAACCGTGTCCCTAAAATTCAGTAGATTCAACCAATCGCGCTCCGTGATTCTGGGTGGAATCCTCTCGGGCTTCGTGCTTTATGTTGCCACCGTGCTTGTAAAAGCATTTGGGAGCAGCGGAGTGGTTCCTCCCTTCGTGGCGACATGGATACCCGTGGTCGTCGCTTTGGCATTCGGAGCAACGATCCTGCTTCATCAGGAGGACGGCTAG
- a CDS encoding LPS-assembly protein LptD — protein sequence MSPVVAYAQATNNNGGAGAATAPVKVKVPDGSKMVLSSNELIYNKDNQIVTATGAVQINYGGYKMVAQKVEYNQKSGRMMALGNVELISPDGNRMYGDKMDVTDSFSDGFVNALRIEMPDNTRLAAEKGERVGGTQMILTKGVYTACQSCSEQGRAPLWQVKAQRVVQNGVTHTVRLEHARFELFGHPIAYIPWIEVPDNTVKRKSGFLFPSMSVSERLGFGLKVPYYYVISPSMDATVSATGYTNQGLLLEGEFRQRFENGTHTLRVAGINQMDPSAFTSGTSDAENKTRGMISSKADFKINPRWTFGWDVMAQSDNNFSRTYGLDGLNQSTHTNQAYLTGLGKRNYFDMRAFYYDVQDTDNNSTATKQQATVYPSVDYHYVDPKSVYGGELSATMNFTHLSRNTTSVLDATNTLGDSSLNDRYLGLSGDYTRLTSEVQWQRTFTTDQGLLLTPLAALRGDVYGLNMDAPGAGTYSGNYDTSDYATRGMATLGLEAKYPFLITTNNSTHVFEPIAQLYVRPDEQLAGQLPNEDAQSFVFDATNLFDRDKFSGFDRVEGGTRANVGWRYTGNFDSGYKLQHIFGQSFQLAGRNSFAESDLAGVGSDSGLETTRSDYVTMFGLTTPQGISLSQSYRFDEKDFAFRRGDTTVGFANDVFQTSATYTHIAAQPQYGFTSDQDEIQTRAQVKFKEYWSVFGTMNYDINDSEITRQGVGLSYEDECTIFSISFLNKKDSTDATASNWSIGARITFRTLGDVNLGSTQDATF from the coding sequence ATGAGCCCGGTCGTAGCTTACGCCCAGGCCACCAATAATAATGGCGGCGCCGGTGCTGCGACCGCTCCCGTAAAGGTCAAAGTCCCCGACGGCTCCAAGATGGTCCTTTCGTCCAACGAATTGATCTATAACAAGGATAACCAGATCGTCACCGCCACCGGTGCCGTGCAGATCAACTATGGCGGCTACAAAATGGTCGCCCAGAAGGTTGAATATAATCAGAAGTCCGGTCGGATGATGGCCCTCGGCAATGTCGAGCTGATCAGCCCCGACGGCAATCGCATGTACGGTGACAAAATGGATGTCACCGACAGCTTCTCCGACGGTTTCGTCAATGCTCTGCGCATCGAAATGCCGGACAATACCCGCTTGGCCGCCGAAAAGGGCGAGCGTGTCGGCGGCACGCAGATGATTCTGACGAAGGGCGTCTATACCGCCTGTCAGTCTTGCTCCGAGCAGGGCCGCGCACCGCTGTGGCAGGTCAAGGCGCAGCGTGTCGTTCAAAACGGCGTGACGCATACCGTCCGCCTCGAGCATGCCCGTTTCGAGCTGTTCGGCCATCCGATCGCCTATATTCCGTGGATCGAGGTTCCGGACAATACGGTGAAGCGTAAGTCCGGCTTCCTGTTCCCGTCGATGAGTGTTTCTGAGCGCCTCGGCTTTGGTCTGAAGGTTCCGTATTATTACGTTATCTCGCCGAGCATGGATGCCACGGTCAGTGCCACCGGCTACACGAACCAGGGTCTCTTGCTCGAGGGCGAGTTCCGTCAACGCTTTGAAAACGGCACGCATACTCTGCGCGTCGCCGGCATCAACCAGATGGATCCCAGCGCTTTCACGTCCGGGACCAGCGATGCCGAGAACAAAACGCGCGGAATGATTTCCTCCAAGGCGGATTTCAAGATCAATCCTCGCTGGACGTTCGGCTGGGATGTCATGGCGCAGAGCGACAACAACTTCTCGCGCACCTATGGGCTCGATGGCCTCAACCAGAGCACCCATACCAACCAGGCCTATCTGACTGGTCTCGGCAAGCGCAATTATTTCGATATGCGCGCCTTCTATTACGATGTTCAGGACACCGATAATAACAGCACTGCCACGAAGCAACAGGCGACCGTCTACCCGAGCGTCGACTATCACTATGTCGATCCGAAGTCGGTCTATGGCGGCGAGCTGTCGGCGACCATGAACTTCACGCACCTATCGCGTAATACGACATCGGTGCTCGACGCCACCAATACCCTCGGTGACTCCAGCCTGAACGACCGCTATCTCGGCCTTTCCGGAGACTATACGCGCCTCACCAGCGAGGTGCAGTGGCAACGTACCTTCACCACGGATCAAGGTCTGCTGTTGACGCCGCTGGCGGCCCTTCGCGGCGACGTCTACGGCCTGAACATGGATGCGCCAGGAGCAGGCACGTACTCCGGCAATTACGACACGAGCGACTATGCCACGCGTGGCATGGCCACGTTGGGCCTTGAAGCGAAGTATCCCTTCCTCATCACCACCAACAACAGCACGCATGTGTTCGAACCGATCGCGCAGCTCTATGTGCGCCCGGACGAGCAGCTTGCCGGGCAATTGCCGAATGAGGATGCCCAGAGCTTTGTCTTCGATGCGACCAACCTGTTCGATCGCGACAAGTTCTCGGGCTTCGACCGGGTTGAGGGCGGCACACGCGCCAATGTCGGTTGGCGCTATACCGGCAACTTCGACAGTGGCTACAAGTTGCAGCACATCTTCGGCCAATCCTTCCAGCTTGCCGGCCGCAACTCCTTCGCGGAGAGCGATCTTGCCGGCGTCGGTTCGGATTCGGGGCTTGAAACCACCCGCTCCGACTACGTGACCATGTTTGGCCTCACCACGCCGCAGGGCATTTCGCTTTCGCAATCCTATCGTTTCGACGAAAAGGATTTCGCGTTCCGCCGCGGCGATACCACGGTCGGCTTCGCCAACGATGTCTTCCAGACATCCGCGACCTACACCCATATTGCCGCACAACCGCAGTATGGCTTCACCTCGGATCAGGATGAAATCCAGACGCGCGCCCAGGTCAAGTTCAAGGAATACTGGTCGGTGTTCGGTACGATGAACTATGACATCAACGATAGTGAGATCACTCGCCAGGGCGTTGGCCTCTCCTATGAGGACGAATGCACGATCTTCAGCATTTCCTTCCTGAACAAGAAGGATTCGACAGATGCAACGGCAAGCAACTGGTCGATCGGCGCCCGAATCACGTTCCGTACGCTCGGCGACGTCAATCTCGGCAGCACCCAGGACGCCACGTTCTGA